One Pagrus major chromosome 11, Pma_NU_1.0 genomic region harbors:
- the zyg11 gene encoding protein zyg-11 homolog, which translates to MAMARSFLNTDDASPAALTDLCLTYVSQNLECFCAKRPDGSLCFREAVLFPQELADQLLAKMATEGPLNDSTVGVFRNCEYLRLRRACIRTARISAEAFQKALCPHRLLELDAARVNADLTIPDILQGLATNKYCQESLQRLVLTGLTMSSLEEPIRHRFSSLQGLRSLSLANVDFYDSGLVDVCSLPRLESLDLSNTSVTNLNPLLGLKERLRSLTLHQLKRLEMSTGQLLGVIGQLDVLQHLDISDDKQFTSDVARQLLGQPGILPALVSLDVSGRKQVTDAAVKAFVEERPGMTFMGLLATDAGFSDFLSGEGNLKVTGEANETQICEALRRYSEREGFVREALFHLFSLTHVMEKPRPDILKLVVLGMKNHPATLNVQLAASACVFNLTKQDLAAGMPVRLLSTVTQLLLEAMRTFPNHQQLQKNCLLSLCSDRILQEVPFNRFEAAKLVMQWLCNHEDQNMQRMAVAIISILAAKLSTEQTAQLGAELFIVKQLLHIVRQKATQGTVDATLKFTLSALWNLTDESPTTCRHFIENQGLDLFIKVLESFPNESSIQQKVLGLLNNIAEVGELHGELMVQGFLDHIRTLLHSQEVEVSYFAAGILAHLTSRGEEAWTLSSDLRSSLLEQLHAVIVKWPAPECEMVAYRSFNPFFPLLECFHTPGVQLWAAWAMQHVCSKNAARYCSMLLEEGGLQQLELVHTHPQTHKDVKRLAKSILESLQNHRARTGQAAPLQTSRRVPPQ; encoded by the exons atGGCGATGGCGAGGAGTTTCCTAAACACG GATGATGCGTCTCCTGCGGCTCTGACAGATCTGTGCCTGACTTACGTGAGCCAAAATCTGGAGTGTTTCTGTGCGAAGCGCCCCGATGGCTCCCTGTGCTTCAGGGAGGCTGTACTCTTCCCACAGGAGCTGGCAGACCAGCTGCTGGCCAAGATGGCCACTGAAG GTCCGCTGAATGACAGCACAGTGGGTGTGTTTCGGAACTGCGAGTACCTGCGCCTGAGACGAGCCTGCATCCGGACAGCGCGGATCTCTGCAGAGGCCTTCCAGAAAGCGCTCTGCCCTCACCGACTGCTGGAGCTGGATGCTGCCAGGGTCAACGCAGACCTCACTATTCCTGATATTCTACAGGGTCTGGCCACCAATAAATATTGTCAG GAGTCCCTCCAGCGACTTGTCCTAACAGGGCTGACCATGTCCTCCCTGGAAGAACCAATCCGGCATCGCTTCAGCTCCCTCCAGGGCCTCCGCTCCCTCTCTCTAGCCAATGTGGACTTCTACGACTCCGGGCTCGTCGACGTGTGCTCCCTGCCTCGGCTGGAGAGCCTCGATCTCTCCAACACTTCAGTCACCAACCTGAACCCGCTGCTGGGCCTGAAGGAGCGCCTGCGCTCACTCACACTGCACCAGCTGAAGAGGCTGGAGATGAGCACTGGTCAGCTGCTGGGAGTCATAGGCCAGTTGGATGTATTGCAG CACCTGGATATCAGTGATGACAAGCAGTTTACCTCTGACGTGGCTCGTCAGCTGCTCGGACAGCCAGGGATCCTGCCTGCCCTTGTTTCCCTAGACGTGTCCGGGaggaaacag GTGACAGATGCAGCTGTTAAGGCATTTGTTGAGGAGAGACCAGGGATGACCTTTATGGGACTTCTGGCTACAGATGCTGGATTTTCTGACTTCCTCTCTGGAGAAGGAAATCTAAAG GTAACAGGAGAGGCCAACGAGACCCAGATCTGTGAGGCCCTGCGTCGCTACAGTGAGAGGGAGGGTTTTGTGAGAGAAGCTCTGTTTCATCTGTTCAGCCTGACACATGTCATGGAGAAACCGAGGCCTGACATCCTCAAG ctGGTAGTTTTGGGTATGAAGAATCATCCTGCCACTCTGAATGTCCAGCTGGCAGCTAGTGCCTGTGTGTTCAACCTGACGAAGCAGGACCTGGCAGCAGGAATGCCAGTGCGACTGTTGAGTACAGTCACTCAGCTTTTACTGGAGGCCATGAGGACGTTCCCCAACCACCAACAG CTGCAGAAGAATTGTCTGCTGTCACTGTGCAGTGATCGCATTCTGCAGGAGGTCCCATTCAACAG GTTTGAAGCTGCCAAACTAGTGATGCAGTGGCTCTGCAACCACGAAGACCAGAACATGCAGAGGATGGCTGTGGCTATCATTTCCATATTGGCTGCTAAG TTGTCCACAGAGCAGACGGCTCAGCTGGGAGCAGAGCTGTTCATCGTGAAG CAACTGCTCCACATCGTGCGTCAGAAGGCTACTCAGGGCACGGTGGACGCCACCCTCAAATTTACGCTGAGTGCACTTTGGAACCTCACTGATGAGTCACCAACAACCTGCCGCCATTTTATTGAGAACCAGGGCCTGGACTTGTTTATTAAAGTTCTCGAG TCCTTCCCCAATGAGTCTTCCATACAGCAGAAGGTTCTCGGCCTGCTG AACAACATAGCCGAGGTTGGGGAGCTGCACGGTGAGCTGATGGTGCAGGGCTTCCTGGACCACATCAGGACTCTGCTGCACAGCCAAGAGGTGGAGGTCAGCTACTTCGCCGCAGGCATCCTCGCACACCTGACGTCACGAGGAGAGGAAGCCTGGACGCTCAGCTCTGATCTTCGGTCCTCCTTACTGGAGCAGCTG CACGCTGTTATTGTGAAGTGGCCCGCACCCGAGTGTGAAATGGTGGCCTACAG GTCATTTAACCCCTTCTTTCCCTTACTGGAGTGCTTTCACACCCCTGGTGTCCAGCTGTGGGCGGCCTGGGCCATGCAACATGTCTGCAGCAAGAACG CCGCTCGTTACTGCAGCATGCTGTTGGAGGAGGGCggcctgcagcagctggagctcGTTCATACACACCCACAGACCCACAAGGACGTCAAACGGTTGGCGAAGAGCATTCTGGAGAGCCTGCAGAACCACAGAGCTCGCACCGGCCAGGCTGCACCGTTGCAGACAAGTCGCCGCGTGCCGCCACAATAG
- the echdc2 gene encoding enoyl-CoA hydratase domain-containing protein 2, mitochondrial translates to MAALIRRLAVPRCSSRRWLGVILRETHGRTSSMIPRDGARPLAGGGRPLTAYSRAHSRRQHTEAADPVEVDVKRLEGEDDGIVEVLMCRLKARNALGHVFVSQMRELVSALSTDPAVRVVVFRSLVPGVFCAGADLKERAQMNNAESDLFVHGLRSLMTQIASVPMPTIAAMDGVALGGGLELALACDLRTAASSAQMGLIETTRGLLPGAGGSQRLPRMVGITLAKELIFTGRRVGGQTALEMGLVNRAVEQNQTGDAAYREALSLAREILPQAPIAVRMAKEAMNRGIEVDIGSAMAIERMCYARVIPTRDRREGMAAFIEKRPPRYIGE, encoded by the exons ATGGCAGCACTAATTCGCAGGCTGGCAGTGCCCAGGTGCTCATCGAGGCGGTGGCTCGGTGTGATTCTGCGGGAAACGCACGGCCGAACTTCCAGTATGATCCCCCGGGACGGAGCGCGCCCGCTGGCCGGTGGCGGTCGCCCTCTGACGGCGTACAGCCGCGCACACAGCCGCAGGCAGCACACGGAGGCGGCTGATCCTGTAGAGGTGGATGTAAAGCGGTTAGAGGGGGAGGACGATG GGATAGTGGAGGTGTTGATGTGCCGACTCAAGGCAAGAAACGCTCTTGgccatgtgtttgtgtcacag ATGAGGGAGCTGGTGTCCGCTCTGTCCACTGACCCAGCTGTGCGTGTGGTCGTCTTCAGGAGTTTAGTCCCAGGTGTTTTCTGCGCAG GTGCAGACCTGAAAGAGAGAGCTCAGATGAACAACGCTGAGTCTGACCTGTTCGTTCACGGCCTGAGATCCCTCATGACTCAGATAG CATCGGTGCCCATGCCAACCATTGCAGCGATGGACGGCGTTGCCCTGGGAGGAGGCCTGGAGTTGGCCTTGGCCTGTGACCTCCGCACTGCTG cgtCCTCGGCACAGATGGGTCTGATTGAGACGACACGGGGGCTGCTCCCAGGGGCGG GGGGCAGTCAGCGGCTGCCGCGGATGGTTGGCATCACTCTGGCCAAAGAGCTCATCTTCACAG GTAGGCGTGTGGGAGGGCAGACAGCTCTGGAGATGGGGCTGGTAAACAGAGCTGTAGAGCAGAACCAGACAGGAGACGCTGCCTACAGAGAGGCACTCAGCCTGGCCAGAGAGATACTGCCCCAg GCTCCTATTGCTGTGCGGATGGCAAAAGAGGCAATGAACAGAGGCATTGAG GTTGACATTGGTTCAGCAATGGCAATAGAGAGGATGTGTTATGCTCGG GTCATCCCCACGCGGGACAGACGGGAGGGTATGGCTGCCTTCATAGAGAAGAGACCCCCGCGGTACATTGGGGAATAA